A single region of the Candidatus Methylomirabilota bacterium genome encodes:
- a CDS encoding GNAT family N-acetyltransferase, with translation MVIRHVQPSDLAAVMTLAAEVLGPERAGPFVRSHLERHHLLIADADEEVAGVLAYRTDWFQCTLVSLVCVREDFRRRGVARALFKAVEQMSPSPRLYSSTEETNAVSIRMHTALGFSPSGYIDNLPQGYRELLFYKRLAP, from the coding sequence ATGGTGATCCGGCACGTCCAACCGTCCGACCTCGCCGCAGTCATGACGCTGGCCGCCGAGGTCCTGGGTCCTGAGCGGGCCGGACCGTTCGTCCGCTCGCACCTCGAGCGGCACCACCTGCTCATCGCCGACGCCGATGAGGAGGTGGCCGGTGTCCTCGCCTACCGGACGGACTGGTTTCAGTGCACGCTGGTGTCGCTGGTCTGCGTCCGCGAGGACTTTCGCCGGCGGGGCGTGGCCCGCGCGCTCTTCAAGGCCGTCGAGCAGATGTCACCCAGCCCCCGCCTCTACTCGTCGACGGAAGAGACCAACGCGGTCTCGATCCGGATGCACACCGCGCTGGGCTTCTCTCCCTCGGGCTACATCGACAACCTGCCGCAGGGCTACCGCGAGCTGCTCTTCTACAAACGCCTGGCGCCCTAG